A genomic segment from Nitrospira sp. encodes:
- a CDS encoding polyketide synthase module has translation MLEQKKRAADRPELSAAKKALLQKLLEGKVNESADSDRICRRSRPHEPAPLSFAQQRLWFLDQLEPNSHFYNVPVAFGISGALNLTALQQSIDAILLRHESLRSVITENNGQPVQTAMAYSPLAIKHVDLRRLGGVAQESELQRLMTQEFQQPFDLTKGPLFRSMLLRLEDRRYVLLLTMHHIVTDDWSMGLLFRELAASYQSFTDGTPVALPEDGVQYADYAVWQRQRLSSTILEKQLTYWKDKLRGVPTILKLPTDRPRPSVQTYQGDDVPFTLTESLTVQLSEFSRKQGVTLFMTLLAAFEVLLSRYSDQKQFCIGTPLANRTRPEVENLIGFFVNTLVLRADLTGDPTFVEHLANVREASLEAQSHQDIPFEKLLDELQPTRDLAYSPLFQVMFVLHNVPRQGIQVSGLEFYPVDMKEKSAPFDLCLDMTERGGRLSGEFQYSTALFDGETIARMAEHFRILLEAIVVGPQARIAELPMLTGTELRQVLKEWNTTETDYPTTQTISQLFEAQVARTPTAVAVKSDHQQVTYEELNARANQLARYLREQGVGPDVLVGLYVERSLEMVIGLLGILKAGGAYVPLDPHYPTERLAYMLVDSRPAIVLTQAHLQATIPARDMSILCLDSQWEVIATYACMNLVPVGQPEQLAYVIYTSGSTGRPKGISVTHRSLVNHGMAMVTMYGLSPDDRVLQFSSISFDVLIEECIPTWLTGATVVLRSSESTETYSDFHAFIRETNITVLNLPTPYWAGWIGHIEHTDAAMPPALRLVVAGSEKAAVDDVRRWRRIASDAIGWCNAYGPTETTVTASVYAPDSRTDWLPMSTVPIGRPIANVELYVLDSDLQPVPLGAVGELYIAGTGLARGYLNRPNLTAAAFGPHPFSEQPGQRLYRTGDLGRYRADGTLEFLGRRDQQVKVRGFRIELGEIEARLREHPAIGQAVVVARAEPAGSKRLVGYLVTTAPVAVAAVREFLGRRLPEYMVPAVYVVLDKLPLTPNGKVDRKALPAPEAGGGEARLYVAPRTEFETTLAAIWRQVLRVERVGIHDNFFELGGDSILSIQVIAQARERGIRVTPRQLFQHQTVAALAAVSTGKPAEAEREGPVQGAVPLTPIQQDFFAQGVANPHYYNQAVLLAVQPAVDLRRLEHAVQAVLAHHDAFRLRFTPTADGWRQAYAAEAAAVTVEYVDLAAVPVAEQAQALEAAATDRQARLDLTTGPVVRAVLFTRGPAQTARLLLVIHHLVVDGISWRILLEDLMTAYQALTTQAPVRLPTSSSFQAWATQLHAYSHSAALQAEAASWLAIEPAAAWAIPVEDPQGAATEADAEIVTVSVDAETTRQLVQAVPAAARTQLHEVLLAALVQVLSEWSGSAVVAFDLEGHGREDVFPELDVSRTVGWFTTVYPVVVRVAPGATPGAVLAAVKARVRRLPHKGLGYGLLRYGGGDPEVRRHLAAQPPAPVSFNYLGQLDQTFPPEAPVRPAPESVGPNQAAGSRLPYEWDINAHILDGRLHVLWGYSGRRYRRATMAALGERYEQALRTLIRECLAGEAAGYTPADFPDVELSPEALNHILEDIQ, from the coding sequence ATGTTGGAACAGAAGAAGCGCGCCGCCGATCGTCCGGAACTGTCGGCGGCGAAGAAAGCCTTGCTGCAAAAGTTGCTCGAAGGAAAGGTCAACGAGAGTGCGGATTCCGACAGGATTTGCCGACGGTCTCGTCCGCACGAGCCGGCGCCGTTGTCCTTTGCACAACAACGTTTGTGGTTCTTGGACCAGCTGGAACCGAACAGCCACTTCTATAATGTGCCGGTTGCGTTCGGAATTTCCGGAGCGTTGAATCTCACGGCTCTGCAACAGAGTATCGACGCCATTCTCCTCCGACACGAATCACTACGCAGTGTCATTACCGAAAACAACGGGCAGCCTGTGCAGACTGCGATGGCTTACTCTCCGCTAGCGATCAAGCACGTTGACTTACGGAGGCTTGGAGGCGTGGCGCAGGAGAGCGAACTCCAACGTCTCATGACCCAAGAATTTCAGCAGCCCTTTGACTTGACGAAGGGGCCCCTCTTTCGCTCGATGCTGCTGAGATTGGAAGACCGGCGGTATGTGCTCTTGCTGACCATGCACCACATCGTCACGGATGATTGGTCGATGGGTCTACTGTTCCGTGAATTGGCGGCTTCGTATCAATCCTTCACGGATGGAACGCCGGTCGCCTTGCCGGAGGATGGTGTCCAATACGCGGATTATGCAGTCTGGCAGAGACAGCGGCTTTCCTCGACCATACTGGAGAAGCAACTGACGTACTGGAAAGACAAGCTTCGGGGAGTGCCGACGATCCTCAAGCTCCCGACTGATCGGCCGAGGCCATCCGTACAGACGTATCAAGGAGACGACGTTCCGTTCACACTGACGGAGTCCCTTACCGTCCAGCTGAGCGAATTCAGCCGAAAGCAGGGCGTGACCTTATTCATGACCCTCTTGGCTGCCTTCGAAGTTCTGTTGTCTCGCTATTCGGACCAGAAGCAGTTTTGTATCGGCACTCCGCTGGCGAACCGAACCAGACCCGAAGTCGAAAATCTCATCGGGTTCTTTGTCAACACATTGGTATTGCGTGCCGATCTGACAGGCGATCCGACATTCGTGGAACATTTGGCGAACGTTCGAGAAGCTTCCTTGGAAGCCCAATCCCACCAAGACATTCCGTTTGAAAAGTTGCTCGATGAGTTGCAACCCACTCGCGATCTTGCCTATTCCCCTCTGTTTCAGGTGATGTTCGTGCTCCACAATGTTCCCAGACAGGGCATCCAGGTTTCGGGGTTAGAGTTTTATCCGGTCGACATGAAGGAGAAAAGCGCCCCCTTCGATCTATGTCTGGATATGACCGAAAGGGGTGGCCGACTCAGCGGAGAATTTCAATACAGCACGGCTCTGTTTGACGGAGAAACCATCGCCCGGATGGCCGAACATTTTCGGATCCTGCTTGAGGCGATTGTCGTCGGTCCGCAGGCCCGTATCGCGGAACTGCCGATGCTCACCGGAACCGAACTGCGGCAGGTGTTGAAGGAATGGAATACGACAGAGACGGACTATCCGACCACGCAGACGATCTCCCAATTGTTCGAGGCACAGGTCGCGCGCACGCCGACGGCGGTAGCGGTGAAGTCTGACCACCAGCAGGTGACATATGAGGAACTGAACGCCCGTGCGAATCAGCTCGCACGGTATCTGCGAGAACAGGGCGTCGGGCCGGATGTCTTGGTAGGACTCTATGTGGAACGTTCGCTGGAAATGGTCATCGGCCTACTCGGCATTCTCAAGGCCGGGGGTGCGTATGTTCCGTTGGATCCTCATTACCCAACAGAGCGATTAGCGTACATGCTTGTCGACAGCCGGCCGGCGATCGTGCTCACGCAAGCTCATCTACAAGCCACGATACCGGCCAGGGATATGTCGATACTCTGTCTGGATAGTCAGTGGGAAGTGATTGCAACATACGCGTGCATGAATCTCGTCCCCGTCGGCCAGCCTGAGCAGCTGGCCTATGTGATCTATACCTCAGGCTCCACGGGACGGCCTAAGGGAATCAGCGTGACCCACCGGTCGTTGGTGAACCATGGGATGGCCATGGTCACGATGTATGGCCTGAGCCCTGACGATCGTGTGCTGCAATTTTCGTCCATCAGTTTCGATGTCTTGATCGAAGAATGTATTCCGACCTGGTTAACCGGCGCGACAGTCGTCTTGCGGTCATCTGAGTCGACGGAGACCTATTCAGACTTTCACGCTTTCATTCGAGAGACAAACATCACGGTGCTCAATCTTCCGACACCTTACTGGGCAGGATGGATCGGGCACATTGAACATACCGACGCAGCGATGCCGCCTGCCCTCCGTCTCGTCGTTGCCGGAAGTGAAAAGGCAGCGGTGGACGACGTGCGGCGATGGCGGCGCATCGCGAGTGATGCGATCGGTTGGTGCAATGCGTATGGACCGACTGAGACGACAGTTACGGCCAGCGTGTACGCCCCCGATTCGAGGACGGATTGGCTTCCAATGAGTACCGTCCCGATTGGCCGGCCCATTGCCAATGTCGAGCTGTACGTTCTCGATTCTGATCTGCAGCCGGTCCCCCTCGGGGCGGTGGGAGAACTGTACATTGCGGGCACAGGGTTGGCGCGAGGCTATTTGAATCGGCCGAACCTCACGGCGGCGGCGTTCGGGCCGCATCCGTTCAGCGAGCAGCCAGGGCAGCGGCTGTACCGGACGGGGGATCTGGGGCGTTATCGGGCTGACGGGACCCTTGAATTTCTTGGGCGGCGGGATCAGCAGGTGAAGGTGCGGGGGTTTCGGATCGAGCTGGGGGAGATCGAGGCGCGGCTGCGCGAACATCCGGCCATCGGGCAAGCGGTGGTGGTGGCGCGGGCGGAGCCGGCCGGCTCCAAGCGTCTGGTCGGGTACCTGGTGACGACCGCGCCGGTGGCGGTGGCGGCGGTGCGGGAGTTTCTGGGGCGTCGGCTGCCGGAGTATATGGTGCCGGCGGTGTACGTGGTGCTGGACAAGCTGCCGCTCACGCCGAACGGCAAAGTGGACCGGAAGGCCCTGCCGGCCCCGGAGGCCGGGGGGGGGGAAGCCCGTCTGTATGTAGCGCCGCGAACGGAGTTCGAGACCACGCTGGCGGCGATCTGGCGGCAGGTTTTGAGAGTGGAGCGTGTGGGGATTCACGACAATTTCTTCGAGTTGGGGGGGGATTCCATTCTCAGCATCCAAGTCATTGCTCAGGCGCGCGAGCGAGGGATCCGAGTGACGCCGCGGCAGTTGTTTCAACATCAGACGGTGGCGGCGCTGGCGGCGGTGAGCACGGGCAAGCCGGCGGAGGCCGAACGAGAAGGGCCGGTGCAGGGGGCGGTGCCGCTGACGCCGATCCAGCAGGACTTCTTTGCGCAAGGCGTGGCGAATCCCCATTACTACAATCAAGCGGTGTTGTTAGCGGTTCAACCGGCGGTCGACCTGCGTCGGCTCGAGCACGCGGTGCAGGCGGTGCTGGCCCATCATGACGCCTTCCGGCTGCGGTTTACGCCGACGGCCGACGGCTGGCGACAAGCCTATGCGGCCGAGGCAGCGGCGGTGACCGTGGAGTATGTCGATCTTGCGGCCGTTCCGGTGGCCGAGCAAGCCCAGGCGTTGGAGGCGGCGGCGACCGACCGGCAGGCGCGGCTCGATCTGACGACAGGGCCGGTGGTCCGGGCGGTGCTGTTCACCCGCGGGCCGGCGCAGACCGCGCGCCTGCTGTTGGTCATCCATCACTTGGTGGTGGACGGCATCTCCTGGCGGATTCTGCTGGAGGACCTGATGACGGCCTATCAGGCGCTCACCACCCAGGCACCGGTGCGGCTGCCGACGAGCAGTTCCTTTCAAGCGTGGGCGACGCAGTTGCACGCCTACAGTCACTCGGCAGCGCTCCAGGCGGAGGCGGCCTCTTGGCTGGCCATTGAGCCAGCGGCCGCCTGGGCCATTCCGGTCGAGGACCCGCAGGGGGCGGCGACCGAGGCGGACGCCGAGATCGTCACGGTGTCGGTGGACGCAGAGACGACGCGTCAACTGGTGCAGGCGGTGCCGGCGGCGGCGCGCACCCAGCTGCACGAGGTGCTGCTCGCGGCGCTGGTTCAGGTGCTGAGCGAGTGGAGCGGGAGCGCGGTGGTGGCGTTTGATCTGGAGGGGCACGGCCGGGAAGACGTATTTCCCGAGCTCGATGTGTCGCGGACGGTCGGGTGGTTCACGACGGTCTATCCGGTCGTGGTGCGGGTGGCGCCCGGTGCGACGCCGGGGGCCGTGCTGGCGGCGGTGAAAGCCCGGGTGCGGCGGCTCCCGCACAAGGGGCTCGGCTATGGGCTGCTGCGCTACGGCGGCGGAGATCCCGAGGTCCGGCGCCATCTGGCCGCGCAGCCGCCCGCGCCGGTGAGCTTCAACTACTTGGGGCAATTGGACCAGACGTTTCCGCCGGAGGCGCCGGTGCGTCCGGCACCGGAGTCCGTGGGCCCCAACCAGGCGGCGGGGAGCCGACTGCCGTATGAGTGGGACATCAACGCCCATATTCTCGACGGCCGGCTGCACGTCCTGTGGGGATACAGCGGGCGCCGGTACCGCCGAGCCACGATGGCGGCGCTGGGCGAACGGTATGAGCAGGCGCTTCGCACACTGATCCGAGAGTGTCTGGCGGGGGAGGCGGCCGGGTATACGCCGGCGGATTTCCCGGACGTCGAGCTCAGCCCGGAGGCGCTGAATCACATTCTTGAAGACATTCAATGA
- a CDS encoding polyketide synthase module: MTETQTKQASANIEDIYPLSPMQEGLLFHTLLEPGSGMYLMQDRYGWDGPLDVAAFRQAWQQVMDRHGVLRTAFVWERQKRPLQVVHKQVAVPLEYLDWRDRSAAAQAQGVEEVLAQELATGFDLGKVPLLRLRLIRTGATTYRITRSYHLILMDAWCFSVLMVDFFRFYEALVAGRPLAVPKPRPYREYIAWLQQQDMQEAEGFWREQLRGFTVPTPVGVLRDRPAEWRGPDPVADAVVTLSEETTAALQAWATRHRVTLNTLVQGAWAWLLSRYSGETEVVFGVTVAGRPPGLAGVEDMVGLFINSLPLRVTVAGDRDVVSWLQELFAQNLRLRQYEYAPLVQIQSWSEVPRGRALFDSLLVFENLPVDSSLTNQNLPFRVCQEGDRTHTNYPLTVVIVPLKALELQLTYDRRQCEEATIRRMLAQFQGVLEQLVAGPGRRLGEVTVLSAAEVREQTRTWNETGAAYPAEQSVAELFEAQVARTPAAVAVQGGAEALTYAELDARAAQVAGGLVAAGVGPDTVVAVLAARGVEWVTLLLGILKAGGGYLPLDPTHPPARWGQLLTQGHVRQVLTTEAERHRLEPLVAERPDLRVATRASLPAGRYPRPPRRTHPQQVGYVLFTSGSTGQPKGAVVSQQGMVNNVWGKLPVLGLTSRDVVAQTAGVGFDISVWQGLSALLCGGRVEILSDDVVQEPVRLLAEFARTGVTVAELVPSLLREVVAVEPAPALPALRWLLPTGEAVTPELCRAWLTRYPTVPLLNAYGPAECADDVAYYPLTRAPGAEETVVPIGRPAANLELYVLNADLAPVPVGVTGELWIGGVGVGRGYLGEPGRTAAAFGPHPFSEQPGQRLYRTGDLGRYRADGTLEFLGRRDQQVKVRGVRIELGEIEARLREHPAIGQAVVVARAEPAGSKRLVGYLVTTAPVAVAAVREFLGRRLPEYMVPAVYVVLDKLPLTPNGKVDRKALPAPEAGDLPRPVAYAPPATPTEARLATIWAELLGVAQVGRHDNFFELGGHSLLAVQLMSRVRKHFRTELALRDLFEASTVAGLADLIEESLTRQLEVLSESEAERLLADESPVL; encoded by the coding sequence ATGACTGAGACTCAGACGAAGCAGGCGTCGGCGAATATTGAGGACATCTATCCGTTGTCGCCGATGCAGGAGGGGTTGTTGTTTCATACGCTGCTGGAGCCGGGCTCGGGGATGTACCTGATGCAGGACCGGTATGGGTGGGACGGGCCGCTGGACGTGGCGGCGTTTCGGCAAGCGTGGCAGCAGGTGATGGACCGGCATGGGGTGCTGCGGACGGCGTTTGTGTGGGAGCGGCAGAAGCGGCCGTTGCAGGTGGTGCACAAGCAGGTGGCGGTGCCGTTGGAATATCTGGATTGGCGGGACCGGTCGGCCGCGGCGCAGGCGCAGGGGGTGGAGGAGGTGCTGGCGCAGGAGTTGGCGACGGGGTTCGACTTGGGGAAGGTGCCGTTGCTGCGGCTGCGGCTGATCCGGACGGGAGCGACGACGTATCGGATCACGCGCAGCTATCATCTGATCTTGATGGACGCCTGGTGCTTTTCGGTGCTGATGGTGGATTTCTTTCGGTTTTACGAGGCGCTCGTGGCGGGGCGGCCGCTGGCGGTGCCGAAGCCGCGGCCGTACCGCGAGTACATTGCGTGGCTGCAGCAGCAGGACATGCAGGAGGCGGAAGGGTTTTGGCGGGAGCAGTTGCGCGGGTTCACGGTGCCGACGCCGGTGGGGGTGTTGCGGGACCGTCCGGCGGAGTGGAGGGGGCCGGATCCGGTGGCCGATGCGGTGGTGACGCTGTCGGAGGAGACGACGGCGGCGCTCCAGGCGTGGGCGACGCGGCATCGGGTGACGCTCAACACGCTGGTGCAGGGGGCGTGGGCCTGGCTCTTGAGCCGCTACAGCGGGGAGACGGAGGTGGTGTTCGGGGTGACGGTGGCGGGGCGGCCGCCTGGGTTGGCGGGGGTGGAGGACATGGTGGGGCTGTTCATCAACAGCCTGCCGCTGCGGGTGACGGTGGCGGGCGACCGGGACGTGGTGTCGTGGCTGCAGGAGCTCTTTGCACAGAATCTCCGGCTGCGGCAATACGAGTATGCGCCGCTGGTGCAGATTCAGAGTTGGAGTGAGGTGCCGCGCGGGCGAGCGCTCTTCGATTCGCTCCTCGTCTTCGAAAACCTTCCGGTCGATTCGTCTCTCACGAATCAGAATCTTCCGTTTCGCGTCTGCCAAGAGGGAGATCGTACCCATACGAACTATCCGCTGACCGTCGTGATCGTTCCTCTGAAGGCGCTGGAACTGCAGTTGACCTACGATCGGCGGCAGTGTGAGGAGGCGACGATACGGCGGATGCTGGCGCAGTTCCAGGGGGTGCTGGAGCAGCTGGTGGCGGGACCGGGGCGGCGGCTGGGCGAGGTGACGGTGCTGAGCGCCGCGGAGGTGCGTGAGCAGACGCGGACGTGGAATGAGACGGGGGCGGCGTACCCGGCGGAGCAGAGTGTGGCGGAGTTATTTGAGGCGCAGGTCGCGCGGACGCCGGCGGCGGTGGCGGTGCAAGGCGGGGCGGAGGCGCTGACCTATGCGGAGCTGGACGCGCGGGCGGCGCAGGTGGCCGGGGGGTTGGTGGCGGCGGGCGTGGGGCCCGATACGGTGGTGGCGGTGCTGGCGGCGCGGGGCGTGGAGTGGGTCACGCTGCTGCTGGGCATTCTGAAGGCGGGCGGGGGGTATCTGCCGCTGGATCCGACGCATCCACCGGCGCGGTGGGGGCAACTGCTGACGCAGGGCCACGTGCGGCAGGTGCTGACGACGGAAGCGGAGCGCCATCGGCTCGAGCCCCTCGTGGCGGAGCGGCCCGACCTGCGGGTGGCCACGCGGGCGTCGTTGCCGGCGGGCCGGTACCCGCGGCCGCCGCGCCGGACGCATCCGCAGCAAGTGGGGTATGTGCTGTTCACGTCGGGGTCGACGGGGCAGCCCAAAGGCGCGGTGGTTTCGCAGCAGGGGATGGTGAACAACGTGTGGGGAAAGCTCCCGGTGCTGGGCCTGACGAGCCGGGATGTGGTGGCACAGACCGCGGGCGTCGGGTTCGACATCTCGGTGTGGCAAGGGCTGAGCGCGTTACTGTGCGGGGGGCGGGTGGAGATTCTGTCCGACGACGTCGTGCAGGAGCCGGTGCGGTTGCTGGCCGAATTCGCCCGAACGGGCGTGACGGTGGCGGAGCTGGTGCCGTCGTTGTTGCGGGAAGTGGTGGCGGTGGAGCCAGCGCCGGCCCTCCCGGCCTTACGGTGGTTGTTGCCGACGGGGGAGGCGGTGACGCCGGAGCTCTGCCGGGCGTGGTTGACGCGGTATCCGACCGTGCCGTTGCTCAATGCCTACGGGCCGGCCGAGTGTGCGGACGACGTGGCGTACTATCCCCTGACGCGGGCGCCGGGGGCGGAGGAGACGGTGGTGCCGATCGGGCGGCCGGCGGCCAACCTGGAGCTGTATGTATTAAATGCGGATCTGGCGCCGGTGCCGGTGGGGGTGACGGGGGAGCTCTGGATCGGGGGCGTGGGCGTGGGGCGGGGGTATCTCGGCGAGCCGGGGCGGACGGCGGCGGCGTTCGGGCCGCATCCGTTCAGCGAGCAGCCAGGGCAGCGGCTGTACCGGACGGGAGATCTGGGGCGTTATCGGGCTGACGGGACCCTCGAATTTCTTGGGCGGCGGGATCAGCAGGTGAAGGTGCGGGGGGTCCGGATCGAGCTGGGGGAGATCGAGGCGCGGCTGCGCGAACATCCGGCCATCGGGCAAGCGGTGGTGGTGGCGCGGGCGGAGCCGGCCGGCTCCAAGCGTCTGGTCGGGTATCTGGTGACGACCGCGCCGGTGGCGGTGGCGGCGGTGCGGGAGTTTCTGGGGCGTCGGCTGCCGGAGTATATGGTGCCGGCGGTGTACGTGGTGCTGGACAAGCTGCCGCTCACGCCGAACGGCAAAGTGGACCGGAAGGCCCTGCCGGCCCCGGAGGCCGGGGACCTGCCGCGTCCCGTGGCGTATGCGCCGCCGGCGACGCCGACGGAAGCGCGGTTGGCGACGATCTGGGCGGAGCTGCTCGGGGTGGCTCAGGTCGGCCGCCACGACAACTTCTTCGAGTTGGGCGGACATTCGCTCTTGGCTGTGCAACTGATGTCGCGGGTACGAAAGCATTTCAGAACCGAACTTGCGTTGCGGGACCTCTTCGAAGCCTCCACAGTAGCGGGATTAGCGGATCTCATTGAAGAGTCATTGACCAGACAACTGGAAGTGCTTTCGGAGAGTGAAGCGGAGCGACTTCTAGCGGATGAGTCGCCAGTTCTCTGA